From Novosphingobium resinovorum, the proteins below share one genomic window:
- the rpoZ gene encoding DNA-directed RNA polymerase subunit omega — MARVTVEDCVDKIPNRFDLVLLAAQRAREISGGAELTIDRDRDKNPVVALREIAEETVVPKNLKETLVTSMQRVLPDDDDEMDDVGSLSQSAEALRITASAPTRNTSLGGDYDG, encoded by the coding sequence ATGGCGCGCGTTACTGTCGAAGATTGCGTCGACAAGATCCCCAACCGCTTCGACCTCGTCCTTCTTGCCGCGCAGCGTGCGCGTGAGATTTCGGGCGGCGCGGAACTGACCATCGATCGCGACCGCGACAAGAACCCCGTCGTCGCCCTGCGCGAAATCGCCGAGGAAACCGTGGTTCCCAAGAACCTCAAGGAAACGCTGGTTACTTCGATGCAGCGCGTCCTGCCCGATGACGACGACGAGATGGATGACGTCGGCTCGCTCAGCCAGTCGGCCGAGGCTCTGCGTATTACCGCGTCGGCTCCGACCCGCAACACGTCGCTGGGCGGCGATTACGACGGCTGA
- a CDS encoding ParA family protein — translation MPRIIGLTGGPPRRAGPLRASEARSNAVGERKSATIAIYSVKGGVGKTTFSANLAWCSAVQSGHGTLLWDLDAAGGSAFLYGLEPQDTRLAEEVFARERPATRLIQHTAFEGLDVLPADESIRALDAQLVKIGKRKRLAKLTEELSADYPRIILDCPPVMNELSAQVVRAADLVIVPLPPSPLSSRAFDLVVREIAGNTKRHPPILPVLSMLDMRRALHRQAYETSPNWPAIPYASAVEQCAVHRQPVGALAPQSAATQAFSRLWAAIEKKLDQRG, via the coding sequence TTGCCACGTATCATCGGATTGACCGGGGGACCGCCCAGGAGGGCTGGTCCCCTTCGCGCGTCCGAGGCTCGCTCGAATGCGGTCGGCGAGCGCAAGAGCGCCACGATCGCCATCTACAGCGTCAAGGGCGGGGTCGGGAAAACGACTTTCTCCGCCAACCTCGCGTGGTGTTCGGCGGTGCAGAGCGGACACGGGACCTTGCTGTGGGATCTCGATGCCGCAGGCGGATCGGCGTTTCTCTACGGCCTTGAGCCGCAGGATACGCGGCTGGCCGAAGAGGTGTTCGCACGCGAACGCCCCGCCACGCGGCTGATCCAGCATACGGCTTTCGAGGGGCTGGACGTGCTCCCGGCGGATGAATCGATCCGTGCGCTCGACGCGCAACTGGTGAAGATCGGCAAGCGCAAACGGCTGGCGAAGCTGACCGAGGAGCTTTCGGCCGACTATCCGCGGATCATCCTCGATTGCCCGCCGGTGATGAACGAGCTTTCGGCGCAAGTCGTGCGTGCAGCGGACCTCGTTATCGTGCCGCTGCCGCCGTCGCCGCTCTCTTCGCGCGCCTTCGATCTGGTGGTTCGGGAGATTGCCGGGAATACTAAGCGGCACCCACCGATCCTGCCGGTTCTGTCGATGCTCGACATGCGCCGCGCCTTGCACAGACAGGCGTATGAGACGAGCCCGAACTGGCCCGCCATCCCTTACGCCAGCGCTGTCGAACAATGCGCCGTCCACCGCCAGCCGGTAGGCGCACTGGCGCCGCAAAGCGCGGCCACGCAGGCTTTTTCCCGTCTCTGGGCAGCGATCGAGAAGAAACTGGACCAGCGCGGCTGA
- a CDS encoding DUF3667 domain-containing protein, which produces MNGISEALAELGQGTALASAVEPEAVQGQGERHDGHTHEADCLNCRTHLVGSHCHACGQAAHVHRTLGAFFHDLLHGVFHFEGKIWRTLPLLAWRPGRLTREYIEGRRASYVSPIALFLFCVFLMFAVFHATEGHEEPVAQTADSQGVGDSIKRLEGEIAGVEGKKKAAAAQGQPTAQFEYQLKGQRTALDTLRDIEAEGVDRKVDPTRKVSDIPALDKAIKKFRSNPDLASYKIQTYAYKYSWALIPISVPFLWLLFPFSRRFHLYDHTVFVTYSLCFMTLLAIVGMIAGAIGVGGLVAALVLTPPLHMYRQLRGAYAVGRVGALWRTAVLLIFAAMALGVFFTLLMAQTSM; this is translated from the coding sequence ATGAACGGGATCAGCGAAGCACTGGCGGAGCTTGGGCAGGGCACCGCCCTCGCATCGGCGGTGGAGCCGGAGGCTGTGCAGGGCCAGGGCGAAAGGCATGACGGCCACACGCACGAAGCGGATTGCCTGAATTGCCGGACCCATCTGGTCGGTTCGCATTGCCATGCCTGTGGTCAGGCGGCGCACGTCCATCGTACGCTGGGCGCGTTCTTCCACGATCTGCTGCACGGGGTTTTCCATTTCGAGGGGAAAATCTGGCGCACTCTGCCGCTCCTGGCCTGGCGGCCGGGACGGCTGACCCGCGAATATATCGAGGGGCGTCGCGCCAGCTATGTGTCACCGATCGCGCTGTTCCTGTTTTGCGTCTTCCTCATGTTCGCGGTCTTTCACGCGACCGAAGGGCATGAGGAGCCCGTAGCGCAGACCGCCGATTCCCAGGGTGTCGGAGACAGCATCAAGCGGCTCGAAGGCGAGATCGCCGGTGTTGAGGGCAAGAAAAAGGCCGCCGCCGCGCAAGGTCAACCGACGGCGCAATTCGAATACCAGTTGAAGGGGCAGCGCACGGCGCTCGACACCTTGCGTGATATCGAGGCGGAGGGCGTGGACCGGAAGGTGGATCCGACCCGCAAGGTCAGCGACATCCCCGCGCTCGACAAGGCGATCAAGAAGTTCCGCTCCAATCCCGATCTGGCGAGCTACAAGATCCAGACTTACGCCTACAAATACAGCTGGGCGCTGATCCCGATCTCGGTGCCGTTCCTGTGGCTGCTGTTTCCGTTCAGCCGACGCTTCCACCTTTACGATCACACGGTCTTCGTGACGTATTCGCTGTGTTTCATGACGCTGCTGGCGATCGTCGGCATGATTGCCGGGGCGATAGGCGTGGGCGGTCTGGTCGCGGCGCTGGTCCTGACTCCGCCGCTGCATATGTATCGGCAGTTGCGCGGGGCCTATGCCGTCGGCCGGGTCGGTGCCTTGTGGCGTACGGCGGTACTGCTCATCTTCGCCGCCATGGCGCTCGGGGTGTTCTTTACCCTGCTGATGGCACAGACGAGCATGTAG
- the ftsH gene encoding ATP-dependent zinc metalloprotease FtsH has product MNDDQPNGNPWVKSLLVWGGIFLALLMVVSMFGSRATTGPAIPYSDFRSKVAEGSVASVEISEDRIDGKLKNGDSFSTVPVPNDQTLTDLLQRNDVKYSGKEAEQGSLLLYILAQTLPFLLIVGIAFFALRQVQKGGGSGAMGFGKSKAKMLTERSGRVTFDDVAGIDEAREELEEIVEFLRDPTRFSKLGGQIPKGALLVGSPGTGKTLLARAIAGEAGVPFFTISGSDFVEMFVGVGASRVRDMFEQAKKNAPCIVFIDEIDAVGRHRGHGLGNSNDEREQTLNQLLVEMDGFEANEGIIIIAATNRPDVLDPALLRPGRFDRQVVVPVPDIEGREKILAVHMKKVPLAPDVNPRVIARGTPGFSGADLANLVNEAALLAARRNKRLVAMQEFEDAKDKVMMGAERRSMVMTEDEKKMTAYHEAGHAIVSLNEAASDPIHKATIIPRGRALGMVMRLPERDSYSYHRDKMLANLSVAMGGRVAEELIFGYDKVSSGASSDIQYATSLARSMVTKWGMSDKLGPIQYEDSQEGYLGMGGTQRTMGSSETNQLIDSEIRALVDNAHARATQILKDQNVALETLAQAMLEYETLSGDEIKQLLEGGQIDRPSEPRGPSAARPLSGSAIPKAGRRFTGTAPQGA; this is encoded by the coding sequence ATGAACGACGACCAGCCCAACGGCAACCCATGGGTCAAGAGCCTGCTCGTATGGGGCGGCATCTTCCTCGCGCTCCTTATGGTGGTCTCGATGTTCGGATCGCGCGCCACCACCGGCCCGGCGATTCCCTACTCCGACTTCCGCAGCAAGGTCGCCGAAGGCAGCGTCGCCTCGGTCGAGATTTCCGAAGACCGGATCGACGGAAAGCTCAAGAATGGAGACAGTTTCTCGACCGTCCCCGTTCCCAACGACCAGACCCTGACCGACCTGCTCCAGCGCAACGACGTCAAGTATTCGGGCAAGGAAGCCGAACAGGGCAGCCTGCTGCTCTACATTCTCGCGCAGACCCTGCCGTTCCTGCTGATCGTCGGTATCGCCTTCTTCGCGCTGCGCCAGGTCCAGAAGGGCGGCGGGTCGGGCGCGATGGGCTTCGGCAAGTCCAAGGCCAAGATGCTGACCGAACGCTCCGGCCGCGTTACCTTCGACGACGTCGCCGGCATCGACGAAGCGCGTGAGGAACTGGAGGAGATCGTCGAGTTCCTGCGCGATCCCACCCGCTTCTCCAAGCTCGGCGGCCAGATTCCCAAGGGTGCGCTGCTGGTCGGTTCGCCCGGCACCGGCAAGACCCTGCTCGCCCGCGCCATCGCCGGTGAGGCGGGCGTGCCGTTCTTCACGATCTCGGGCTCCGACTTCGTTGAGATGTTCGTCGGCGTCGGCGCCAGCCGCGTGCGCGACATGTTCGAACAGGCGAAGAAGAACGCGCCCTGTATCGTCTTCATCGACGAAATCGACGCTGTCGGCCGCCACCGTGGCCACGGCCTCGGCAACTCGAACGACGAGCGCGAGCAGACGCTGAACCAGCTGCTGGTGGAGATGGACGGCTTCGAGGCGAACGAAGGCATCATCATCATCGCGGCGACCAACCGCCCCGACGTGCTCGACCCCGCGCTGCTGCGCCCGGGCCGCTTCGACCGCCAGGTCGTGGTTCCTGTGCCCGACATCGAGGGCCGCGAGAAAATCCTCGCCGTGCACATGAAGAAGGTGCCGCTCGCCCCCGACGTGAACCCGCGCGTGATCGCGCGCGGCACTCCGGGCTTCTCCGGCGCTGACCTCGCCAACCTCGTCAACGAGGCTGCCCTGCTCGCCGCGCGCCGCAACAAGCGCCTCGTCGCCATGCAGGAGTTCGAGGACGCCAAGGACAAGGTCATGATGGGCGCGGAACGCCGCTCCATGGTCATGACCGAGGACGAGAAGAAGATGACCGCCTACCATGAGGCAGGCCATGCCATCGTCTCGCTGAACGAAGCGGCTTCGGACCCGATCCACAAGGCGACGATCATCCCACGCGGCCGCGCGCTGGGCATGGTCATGCGCTTGCCGGAGCGGGACAGCTACTCGTACCACCGCGACAAGATGCTCGCGAACCTGTCGGTGGCGATGGGCGGCCGCGTGGCGGAGGAACTGATCTTCGGCTACGACAAGGTCTCATCGGGCGCCTCCTCGGACATCCAGTATGCCACTAGTCTGGCGCGCTCGATGGTCACCAAATGGGGCATGTCGGACAAGCTCGGGCCGATCCAGTACGAGGACAGCCAGGAAGGCTACCTCGGAATGGGCGGCACCCAGCGCACCATGGGCTCCAGCGAGACCAACCAGCTGATCGACAGCGAAATCCGCGCTCTGGTCGATAATGCCCATGCCCGTGCGACGCAGATCCTCAAGGATCAGAACGTGGCGCTGGAAACCTTGGCCCAGGCCATGCTGGAATACGAAACGCTCTCCGGCGACGAGATCAAGCAGCTTCTCGAAGGCGGCCAGATCGACCGCCCCTCGGAGCCGCGCGGCCCCTCGGCGGCGCGTCCGCTCTCGGGCTCTGCCATCCCCAAGGCCGGCCGCCGATTCACCGGGACGGCGCCGCAGGGCGCCTGA
- a CDS encoding sensor histidine kinase yields MNSPSRFTERLPFLPDRPLVRYVTTAALCLFAFWLRWVLDAAFPPGYPFLTFFPAVILSSFLFGPRPGVLAAILCGLFAWYVFIPPRMAFAFDHGTLTAMLFYTGVVVVDIALVHFMQAANHRLHCAREEVRALAEERRQLAERAELLFQEMQHRVGNNLQMVGAVLSLQMRTLTEPIARRALSDAAARLQVIGNIQRQLYHHDGRLVPLDRFLGEVCAKTMASSARTGITCEVEAQEGVTLRPDSAVPVALIVTEAIANALEHGFPDDACGVITVRLERRQDDVLLRVEDDGCGLPPGFDPVSAQSIGLRISRILSQQLEGQIALENGERGTRMTLELPLSRLAVNT; encoded by the coding sequence TTGAACAGTCCGAGCCGATTCACCGAACGCCTGCCCTTCCTTCCCGACCGGCCTCTGGTACGTTACGTCACCACCGCTGCGCTCTGCTTGTTCGCCTTCTGGCTGCGCTGGGTGCTCGATGCCGCATTCCCGCCGGGCTACCCGTTCCTGACCTTCTTTCCGGCCGTCATCCTCAGCTCGTTCCTGTTCGGACCGCGCCCGGGCGTCCTTGCCGCGATCCTGTGCGGGCTGTTCGCCTGGTACGTCTTCATCCCGCCGCGGATGGCCTTCGCCTTTGACCACGGCACATTGACCGCGATGCTGTTCTACACCGGCGTCGTGGTGGTCGATATCGCCCTCGTCCACTTCATGCAGGCTGCCAACCACCGCCTCCACTGCGCCCGCGAGGAAGTGCGCGCCCTCGCCGAGGAACGCCGCCAGCTGGCCGAGCGCGCCGAACTGCTGTTCCAGGAGATGCAGCACCGCGTCGGCAACAACCTGCAGATGGTGGGGGCCGTGCTGTCCCTGCAGATGCGCACCCTTACCGAGCCTATCGCGCGCCGCGCACTGTCGGATGCGGCTGCACGGCTTCAGGTCATCGGCAATATCCAGCGCCAGCTCTACCATCATGACGGCCGCCTCGTCCCGCTCGACCGCTTCCTCGGCGAAGTGTGCGCCAAGACCATGGCGTCGAGTGCACGGACCGGGATCACCTGCGAGGTCGAAGCGCAGGAAGGCGTCACCCTGCGCCCCGACAGCGCCGTACCGGTCGCGCTGATCGTGACGGAGGCTATCGCCAATGCCCTCGAACACGGCTTTCCCGATGACGCATGCGGCGTCATCACCGTGCGCCTGGAGCGCCGCCAGGACGATGTGCTGCTGCGGGTCGAGGATGACGGATGCGGCTTGCCGCCGGGTTTCGACCCCGTCTCGGCACAGTCGATCGGCTTACGCATATCCCGCATTCTCAGTCAGCAGTTGGAAGGGCAGATTGCTCTGGAGAACGGGGAGCGCGGCACCCGTATGACGCTGGAACTGCCGCTTTCCCGCCTCGCGGTGAACACCTGA
- a CDS encoding hydantoinase/oxoprolinase family protein — MAGMVSVEHPMSGLCGGGFGPALQRDPKAVKKDVLDEYVNLEAARAKYGRVLTGMHHRYLIGVPMVKVETLGAGGGSICHVNSGTLQVGPRSAGSESGPSATGAAARSRPSPMPSSCRASCLPWKALRAAATRSRGGVAPRTSRHRRANLGRGVAQMPIHFGRDLLPGMAIAGPAIIEETTIVVYPG; from the coding sequence ATGGCGGGGATGGTCTCGGTCGAGCACCCCATGAGCGGCCTGTGCGGCGGCGGCTTCGGCCCGGCGCTGCAGCGCGATCCCAAGGCCGTGAAGAAGGACGTCCTCGACGAATACGTCAACCTCGAAGCGGCGCGCGCCAAGTACGGCAGGGTGCTGACGGGCATGCACCACCGCTACCTGATCGGCGTGCCCATGGTGAAAGTGGAGACGCTGGGTGCAGGCGGCGGCTCGATCTGCCACGTCAACTCCGGCACGCTGCAGGTCGGCCCGCGCTCGGCCGGCTCGGAGTCCGGACCATCTGCTACGGGCGCGGCGGCACGGAGCCGACCGTCACCGATGCCCTCGTCATGCCGGGCATCCTGTCTACCGTGGAAGGCTTTGCGGGCGGCAGCCACCCGTTCGCGCGGCGGTGTGGCCCCTCGCACTTCCCGCCATCGCCGCGCCAACCTCGGCCGGGGCGTTGCGCAAATGCCGATCCACTTCGGACGCGATCTCCTGCCCGGCATGGCGATCGCCGGGCCTGCCATCATCGAGGAGACCACGATCGTCGTCTATCCCGGTTGA
- a CDS encoding hydantoinase B/oxoprolinase family protein: MIYPCLKLVHRGSLRRDVFDTVVRNNRFPSLAGDLAAMIRGVRHAVGMLNALVARWGVTGRPRGDQPVHRPDRAARARGSG; this comes from the coding sequence GTGATCTATCCCTGCCTCAAACTGGTCCACCGGGGCAGCCTGCGCCGCGACGTGTTCGATACCGTGGTACGCAACAACCGCTTCCCGAGCTTGGCCGGAGACCTCGCGGCGATGATCCGCGGGGTCCGGCACGCGGTGGGGATGCTTAACGCGCTCGTGGCCCGGTGGGGGGTCACAGGTCGCCCGCGCGGCGATCAACCAGTCCATCGCCCAGACCGAGCGGCGCGTGCGCGAGGAAGTGGCTAA
- a CDS encoding aminotransferase, with translation MKTRPRIHPVYAEMGTTVFERMSALARETGAINLGQGFPDGPPPAPLLEAAARALHEQSNQYPPSVGLPALREAVCAHYALTQGLALAPSEVVVTSGATEAIAAAVLALVSEGDEVILFQPAYDAYAPMVRRAGGLPVSVLLQPPHFRYDAAALEAAVTPRTRAIMLNDPLNPAGTVASADELEMIARFCTRHDLVAICDEVWEQVRFDGAAHRSLMACEGMAERVVKIGSAGKIFGLTGWKIGWMAAKRDLGSALARVHQFLTFTTAVPLQWAVAEGLERADILDGLHADWAASRARLKAGLEAAGLTVLPNAATWFLCIDLAASGIALTDREFSERALREAGVATVPVSALYESGQNGQGAPSHIVRLCFTKPDDVLDEALERISAWVRGL, from the coding sequence ATGAAGACGAGACCCCGCATCCATCCCGTCTACGCCGAAATGGGCACGACGGTGTTCGAGCGGATGTCCGCGCTCGCCCGCGAGACCGGCGCGATCAATCTCGGGCAGGGCTTCCCCGATGGCCCGCCACCTGCGCCCCTGCTGGAAGCAGCGGCGCGGGCGCTACATGAACAGTCGAACCAGTACCCGCCGAGTGTCGGGCTTCCCGCGCTGCGCGAGGCCGTCTGCGCCCACTATGCGCTCACGCAGGGGCTGGCACTCGCGCCCTCGGAGGTCGTCGTCACGTCCGGCGCCACCGAGGCCATCGCCGCCGCAGTGCTGGCGCTGGTGTCGGAGGGCGACGAGGTGATCCTGTTTCAGCCTGCTTACGACGCCTATGCGCCAATGGTGCGGCGGGCTGGAGGCTTACCCGTCTCGGTCCTGCTGCAACCGCCGCATTTCCGTTACGATGCGGCGGCGCTGGAGGCGGCGGTGACGCCCCGGACACGCGCGATCATGCTCAACGATCCGCTCAATCCCGCCGGCACCGTGGCGAGCGCCGATGAGCTTGAGATGATCGCGCGGTTCTGCACCAGGCACGATCTTGTCGCCATCTGCGACGAGGTGTGGGAGCAGGTGCGCTTCGACGGCGCGGCGCATCGCTCGCTGATGGCCTGCGAAGGCATGGCGGAGCGGGTCGTGAAGATCGGCTCGGCGGGTAAGATCTTCGGCCTTACCGGCTGGAAGATCGGCTGGATGGCCGCGAAAAGAGACCTCGGTTCTGCGCTCGCGCGGGTGCACCAGTTCCTCACGTTCACGACGGCGGTGCCGCTTCAATGGGCTGTCGCCGAAGGACTGGAGCGGGCGGACATTCTCGATGGATTGCACGCCGACTGGGCGGCTTCCCGTGCCCGGCTCAAGGCGGGGTTGGAGGCGGCGGGGCTAACCGTCCTGCCTAACGCGGCGACGTGGTTCCTGTGCATCGACCTCGCCGCATCCGGCATCGCTCTGACCGACCGCGAATTCAGCGAGCGGGCGCTGCGCGAGGCGGGCGTGGCTACGGTTCCGGTCAGCGCCTTGTATGAGAGCGGCCAGAACGGGCAAGGCGCGCCGAGCCATATCGTGCGCCTGTGCTTCACCAAGCCCGACGACGTGCTCGACGAGGCGCTGGAGCGGATCTCCGCATGGGTGCGCGGCCTGTGA
- a CDS encoding GNAT family N-acetyltransferase has product MGARPVSVLRWRPMRAEDIDGVVDVARTAFPDHFEARACFAERFALFAPGCFVLADPVTAGVKGYLVAYPWPLGAIPPLDSLLGTLPDEREAFYLHDLALHPDARGLGHAGPAVRRLFKGLRALGGQEVALVSVNDTLAFWRGQGFAAVAADDALRRKLSSYGPDARYMRRAI; this is encoded by the coding sequence ATGGGTGCGCGGCCTGTGAGCGTCCTGCGCTGGCGTCCGATGCGCGCCGAAGACATCGACGGCGTCGTGGATGTGGCGCGCACGGCGTTCCCCGACCATTTCGAGGCGCGGGCGTGTTTCGCCGAGCGGTTCGCGCTGTTCGCGCCGGGCTGCTTCGTGCTGGCGGATCCGGTGACGGCAGGCGTGAAAGGTTACCTCGTCGCTTATCCGTGGCCGCTTGGGGCCATCCCTCCACTCGACAGTCTGCTCGGCACGTTGCCGGACGAGCGCGAGGCGTTCTACCTTCATGATCTTGCCCTGCATCCGGACGCGCGCGGACTGGGACATGCAGGTCCCGCAGTACGGCGGCTTTTCAAGGGCCTGCGCGCGCTTGGCGGGCAGGAGGTTGCGCTGGTTTCGGTCAACGACACCCTGGCGTTCTGGCGGGGTCAGGGCTTTGCGGCGGTCGCCGCAGACGATGCTTTGCGCCGCAAGCTCTCCAGCTACGGGCCGGACGCGCGGTACATGCGCCGCGCGATCTGA
- a CDS encoding NCS1 family nucleobase:cation symporter-1: MDHAQTHATGDGTLWNADLAPTDATQRNWRWWHFAALWVGMVVAVPTWMLAAGLIEQGMSATQAALTVVLGNVVILVPMLLIGHSGTRYGVPFAVLVRASFGTVGARLPALARALVACGWYGIQTWIGGEALLTLLGIFLGADLRGPPLPFFGIGLGQLLAFMAFWLVQLLFVRKGLLTIRRLETWTAPLKIVACVALLWWAIDAAGGIGPIFSAPSAFGPGGAKEGQFWAVWLPSMTAMVGFWGTLALNIPDFTRFAKTQRDQMIGQTLGLPPTMGLIALISVMTTSATVVIYGHAIWDPVALAGTLSGPFVLLGLIVIAVDTVSCNIAANLVCSAYDFASLSPSRISYRTGALITAVIGLVIMPWKLMASTDGYIFTWLTGYGALLGPITGILIADYWLVRETKLDVEGLYSETGPYVYGNGWNPRALIALALGIAPNVPGFLKVSAPGLFGGFGEVWSVIYTYAWFVGVGVALASYALMMRGRGAPLMLEPQTA; the protein is encoded by the coding sequence ATGGATCACGCACAGACGCACGCAACTGGGGACGGCACCCTCTGGAACGCGGACCTTGCGCCCACTGATGCAACGCAGCGAAACTGGCGCTGGTGGCACTTCGCGGCGCTGTGGGTGGGCATGGTGGTCGCCGTTCCGACGTGGATGCTTGCTGCCGGTCTGATCGAGCAGGGCATGTCGGCGACGCAGGCGGCGCTGACGGTGGTGCTGGGCAATGTCGTGATCCTCGTGCCGATGCTGCTGATCGGGCATTCCGGAACGCGCTACGGCGTGCCTTTCGCGGTACTGGTGCGGGCCTCCTTCGGCACCGTGGGCGCGCGGTTGCCTGCGCTCGCCCGCGCGCTTGTCGCTTGTGGATGGTACGGTATCCAGACGTGGATCGGCGGAGAGGCCCTGCTGACCCTGCTCGGCATTTTCCTCGGGGCGGACCTTCGAGGCCCGCCGCTGCCGTTCTTCGGGATCGGGCTGGGCCAGCTGCTGGCCTTCATGGCGTTCTGGCTGGTGCAACTGCTGTTCGTGCGCAAGGGCCTGCTGACGATCCGGCGGCTGGAGACCTGGACCGCGCCGCTCAAGATCGTGGCGTGCGTGGCGCTGCTGTGGTGGGCGATCGATGCGGCCGGCGGGATCGGCCCGATCTTCTCGGCGCCGTCCGCCTTCGGGCCGGGCGGAGCGAAGGAAGGGCAGTTCTGGGCGGTCTGGCTTCCGTCGATGACCGCCATGGTCGGGTTCTGGGGCACGCTGGCGCTCAACATTCCGGACTTCACTCGCTTTGCGAAGACCCAGCGAGACCAGATGATCGGCCAGACGCTCGGCCTGCCGCCGACGATGGGACTGATCGCGCTGATCAGTGTGATGACCACTTCGGCGACCGTGGTGATCTACGGTCATGCGATCTGGGACCCGGTAGCGCTGGCGGGCACGCTGTCGGGGCCGTTCGTGCTGCTGGGGCTGATCGTGATCGCGGTCGATACGGTGTCGTGCAACATCGCGGCGAACCTGGTGTGCTCGGCCTATGACTTCGCCTCGCTGAGCCCTTCGCGCATTTCCTACCGCACCGGCGCGTTGATCACGGCGGTGATCGGCCTCGTCATCATGCCGTGGAAGCTGATGGCCAGTACCGATGGCTACATCTTCACGTGGCTGACCGGCTACGGCGCGCTGCTCGGGCCGATCACCGGCATCCTGATCGCCGACTACTGGCTGGTGCGCGAGACGAAGCTGGACGTCGAGGGCCTCTACAGCGAGACCGGCCCTTACGTGTACGGCAATGGCTGGAACCCGCGCGCGCTGATCGCGCTGGCGCTGGGTATCGCGCCGAATGTGCCGGGCTTCCTCAAGGTTTCGGCGCCGGGCCTGTTCGGCGGCTTCGGCGAGGTATGGTCTGTGATCTATACATATGCGTGGTTCGTCGGCGTGGGTGTTGCGCTGGCGTCCTATGCGCTGATGATGCGCGGCCGCGGCGCGCCTTTGATGCTGGAGCCGCAGACGGCCTGA
- a CDS encoding SDR family NAD(P)-dependent oxidoreductase, whose product MTETRVLLIAGGSGSIGSAIARLALDQGWKVALHGRSPEKLQDMVVDLSDFGTIDGFAADIWAEDAAEVLVAEVAEQYGRIDAVIDCTATGPQGITGLFPGTSPGVFGDFLKVSVGWIERLAHAAYELLAQQGGTLIAFVSDAGIYAAPRQTLIGAARAGTIGFIRNFAVEAARDGIRAHVISPSYVEGSESAQRMGSERMASAAQRAGLGLPTAEDIAPLALFLCGDGARRITGQVLSVNGGLNA is encoded by the coding sequence ATGACCGAGACCCGCGTTCTCCTCATCGCCGGTGGCTCCGGCTCCATCGGCAGCGCCATTGCCCGCCTGGCTCTGGATCAGGGCTGGAAAGTCGCGCTTCACGGCCGCAGTCCCGAGAAGCTGCAGGACATGGTGGTCGATCTCTCCGACTTCGGTACGATAGACGGCTTCGCTGCCGACATATGGGCGGAGGACGCCGCCGAAGTCCTCGTTGCCGAAGTGGCCGAGCAATACGGCCGCATCGACGCGGTGATCGACTGCACCGCGACCGGCCCCCAGGGCATAACCGGCCTGTTTCCCGGCACTTCGCCGGGAGTATTCGGCGATTTCCTCAAGGTCTCGGTCGGCTGGATCGAGCGGCTGGCCCATGCCGCCTACGAACTTCTGGCGCAGCAGGGCGGAACGCTGATCGCCTTCGTTTCGGATGCGGGTATCTATGCGGCGCCGCGCCAGACGCTGATCGGCGCAGCACGGGCCGGGACCATAGGTTTCATCCGCAACTTCGCCGTCGAGGCCGCGCGCGACGGTATCCGCGCTCACGTCATCTCGCCGAGCTATGTCGAAGGCAGCGAGAGCGCGCAGCGCATGGGTTCCGAACGCATGGCCAGCGCAGCGCAGCGGGCGGGCCTCGGCCTCCCCACCGCCGAGGACATCGCTCCCCTGGCGCTGTTCCTGTGCGGTGACGGGGCGCGGCGGATCACCGGGCAGGTTCTGAGCGTAAACGGCGGCCTGAACGCCTGA